The following nucleotide sequence is from Basilea psittacipulmonis DSM 24701.
GCGAGACGATAATATTTAACGGCTTCTTGGTCGTTTTGTTGAACCCCTCGACCTTGTGCGTACATAAAGCCTAAACTGCCTTGTGCATAGGCATCGCCTTGATCAGCGGCGAGATGGTAATATTTAACGGCTTCTTGGTCATTTTGCTGAACGCCAAGACCGTGTTCATACATAAATCCTAAATTAAATTGAGCTTGATTAACTCCTTGATCAGCCGCGAGGCGATAATATTTAATGGCCTCCTGATCATTCTGCGGAACACCTTGACCTTGTGCGTACATCACACCTAAATTAAATTGTGCAAAAGCATTACCTTGATCCGCAGCAAGGCGTAAATATTTCACGGCTTGTTGGTCATCTTGTGGAACGCCTCGACCTTGTGCGTACAAAACGCTTAAATTAAGCTGGGCCTGATCATTTCCTTGATCCGCAGCAAGGCGTAAATATTTCACGGCTTGTTGGTCATCTTGTGGAACGCCTCGACCTTGTGCGTACAAAACGCTTAAATTAAGCTGGGCCTGATCATTTCCTTGATCGGCGGCGAGACGGTAATATTTCACGGCTTCTTGCTCATTCTGTGGAACGCCTTCGCCGAGTTCATACATCTTTGCTAATAGGTATTGAGCATTACTGTCTCCCTTGTTAGCTGCTTTTTCACAATAAGCAACAGAGGACGCTCTTTGATTAGGATCTTGACTAAGCTCTTGACATTTTTTAATGTCTTGATCATTGCAACCACTTAGCAATGATAATAGGCCTAGTATAAGTGATAGTCTAAATAACATAATGTGCTTTCCTCTTTATTTTGATGCGTTGACCGTTTTTTCAATAACTGTGTTGAACTAACTGATTACTTTCTTGCACTGAGTTCACGTAAAGTAGCTTGTGCTCGTTCATGTCCTTGATCAGCAGCCAATTTAAAATATTTAAAAGCTTGTTGATAATTTTGCTTAACCCCCAACCCTCTTTTATACATCAAACCCAAATTGAATTGAGCTGTAGTATCTCCTTGTATGGCACCAAGACGAAAATATTTTGCGGCTTGCTGATAGTCTTGTTTTACACCTAATCCTTTTACATACAGGTAGCCTAAGTGGACTTGTGCATCAACATCGCCATTATCAGCTTTACGCTGTAATTCTTCAATATCAATTTGATACTTAGTGTATTCGGGTGGCTGATTAGAACTTGTTTTCAACGCTTCTTTTGTCTGAATAGAGCAGGCTGTTAAGGCTAGTGTTAGCGTTAAAAAAGAAAGAATTTTTTTCATATTATCGCCTTTTAAAGGTTAGTGGTTACGTTGGTTCCAGGTTTTTATTAACATTACCTGTGCTTCAGTATACCCCTGAGAGGCGGCACGATATAAATATTCATAGGCTAAATGTTGATCTTTTTTGACACCTTTACCAGATAGATACATTAATCCTAATCTAAATTCTGCCAAAGCAACTTCTTTATCGGCAGATAATTGGTAGTAGCTAACGGCCTGTTGATAGTCTTGCTTAACGCCTTGACCTTCTTCATACATGACACCCAATATGGCTGGTGCAGTATCATGACCTTGATCAGCAGCGAGTTTGTAGTATTTAAAGGCTTGTTTATAATTTTGTTGTACACCTTCACCATTGTAATACAGCGATGCTAGGTTAAATTGTGCTTGAGCATGGCCTTGATCAGCAGCAAGTTTTAAATGTTTAAAGGCTTGTTGATAATCTTGTTTCACGCCTCGACCATAGTAGTACATAAGTGCTAAGTCAAATTGTCCACTAGCATGATTTTGATCAGCAGCGAGTTTGTAGTATTTAAAAGCTTGCTGGAGATTTTGTTTTATACCTAATCCCTCGTCATACATATTACCCAATAAGTCTTGTGCTTTTGCATCACCTTGATCGGCAGCAAGGCGGTAATATTTGGCAGCTTGTAGATAGTCTTCTTCGTCATCATACATAATGCCTAATAATAATTGTGCATCAATGTGTCCTTGATCAGCGGACATTTTTAGATATTTAAAAGCTTGTGGTAAGTCTGGTTTTCCGTCTGTCCCAAAATAATACATGTATCCTAAGTTATACTGCCCAATAGCGTCACCTTGATCGGCGGCTAGTTGGAGATAGTGCACTGCTTTTGAGTGGTCTTGAGGGACACCTAGACCTTTGTCATACAAGACTGCTAAATTGACTTGAGATTTAGCATCGCCATTATCAGCTTTACGCTTTAGTTCTTCAATATCAATTTGATACTTAGTGTATTCGAGTCGCTCACCAGAACTCGTTGTCAAAACTTCGTCTGCATCAATAGGGTAGGCTGTTAAGGCTAATGTTAGTGTTAAGAAGGAAAGAATTTTTTT
It contains:
- a CDS encoding lipoprotein, which encodes MKKILSFLTLTLALTACSIQTKEALKTSSNQPPEYTKYQIDIEELQRKADNGDVDAQVHLGYLYVKGLGVKQDYQQAAKYFRLGAIQGDTTAQFNLGLMYKRGLGVKQNYQQAFKYFKLAADQGHERAQATLRELSARK
- a CDS encoding SEL1-like repeat protein, which translates into the protein MKKILSFLTLTLALTAYPIDADEVLTTSSGERLEYTKYQIDIEELKRKADNGDAKSQVNLAVLYDKGLGVPQDHSKAVHYLQLAADQGDAIGQYNLGYMYYFGTDGKPDLPQAFKYLKMSADQGHIDAQLLLGIMYDDEEDYLQAAKYYRLAADQGDAKAQDLLGNMYDEGLGIKQNLQQAFKYYKLAADQNHASGQFDLALMYYYGRGVKQDYQQAFKHLKLAADQGHAQAQFNLASLYYNGEGVQQNYKQAFKYYKLAADQGHDTAPAILGVMYEEGQGVKQDYQQAVSYYQLSADKEVALAEFRLGLMYLSGKGVKKDQHLAYEYLYRAASQGYTEAQVMLIKTWNQRNH